In Isoptericola jiangsuensis, the following proteins share a genomic window:
- a CDS encoding type II secretion system F family protein, with protein MNPPALTVVVGLTALAGLAPWWWPAHRTTVRTVRLAAPPPAAAGPDADGSPVDVTVQLELVAAAVRAGAGLARALEATGHAVGGPDGRVLSVVAAGLRLGASWDAAWAGSGCPDRLHPVRDALRQAWQEGAAPGEALRAAADDVRQERRAAVRAAAARLGVRLVLPLGACYLPAFVLLGLTPVLLSLGLDLLSG; from the coding sequence GTGAACCCGCCGGCGCTGACCGTCGTCGTGGGCCTGACCGCCCTGGCCGGGCTCGCCCCCTGGTGGTGGCCCGCGCACCGGACCACGGTGCGGACCGTCCGCCTCGCCGCGCCGCCCCCCGCCGCGGCCGGCCCGGACGCGGACGGGAGCCCTGTGGACGTCACCGTCCAGCTCGAGCTCGTCGCCGCCGCCGTGCGGGCCGGTGCCGGGCTGGCTCGCGCGCTGGAGGCGACCGGGCACGCCGTCGGCGGCCCCGACGGCCGGGTGCTGAGCGTCGTCGCCGCCGGGCTGCGGCTCGGCGCGTCGTGGGACGCCGCCTGGGCGGGCAGCGGCTGCCCCGACCGTCTGCACCCGGTGCGCGACGCCCTGCGGCAGGCCTGGCAGGAGGGCGCCGCCCCCGGCGAGGCGCTGCGCGCCGCCGCCGACGACGTCCGCCAGGAACGGCGCGCCGCCGTCCGGGCCGCGGCCGCCCGGCTGGGCGTCCGGCTCGTGCTGCCCCTGGGCGCCTGCTACCTGCCGGCCTTCGTCCTGCTCGGGCTCACGCCCGTGCTGCTGTCCCTCGGCCTGGACCTGCTGTCCGGCTGA
- a CDS encoding Rv3654c family TadE-like protein: MRGVARHHGAERGAGTVLLLGVVAVVLLCFLGLAALGAAQHARARAQSAADLAALAAATAARSGLDACTTASAVTRRNGGEQADCLPGPGGTVTVTVVVPVRGPALPGAGQGAVARARAGPDPDVVSGSAG; this comes from the coding sequence GTGAGGGGCGTGGCCCGGCACCACGGCGCCGAGCGGGGCGCGGGCACCGTGCTCCTGCTCGGCGTCGTCGCCGTCGTGCTGCTGTGCTTCCTCGGGCTGGCGGCGCTCGGAGCCGCCCAGCACGCCCGCGCCCGGGCGCAGTCCGCCGCCGACCTCGCGGCCCTCGCCGCCGCGACGGCGGCCCGCAGCGGTCTGGACGCGTGCACGACGGCGTCCGCGGTCACGCGGCGCAACGGCGGGGAACAGGCCGACTGCCTGCCCGGCCCGGGCGGGACCGTCACCGTGACGGTCGTCGTGCCGGTGCGCGGACCCGCCCTGCCCGGCGCCGGTCAGGGCGCCGTCGCGCGAGCCCGCGCGGGCCCCGACCCGGACGTCGTCAGCGGGTCGGCGGGGTGA
- a CDS encoding DUF4244 domain-containing protein produces MHTITAARLDPHPASHGADVPGADVVVPEPPAPDAAAPDRVPLDPESGLATAEYAIATIAAVGFAGLLILVLKSDTVRGLLESIITSALSV; encoded by the coding sequence ATGCACACCATCACCGCCGCTCGCCTGGACCCGCACCCCGCCTCGCACGGTGCGGACGTCCCCGGCGCGGACGTCGTCGTGCCCGAGCCGCCCGCGCCGGACGCCGCCGCGCCGGACCGCGTGCCGCTCGACCCCGAGTCCGGGCTCGCCACCGCCGAGTACGCCATCGCCACGATCGCCGCCGTCGGGTTCGCCGGGCTGCTCATCCTCGTGCTCAAGAGCGACACCGTGCGCGGCCTGCTGGAGAGCATCATCACGTCGGCCCTGTCCGTATGA
- a CDS encoding HpcH/HpaI aldolase/citrate lyase family protein, whose translation MTTDTDLATLRETREANRVAPANARSWLLLNALRADQFDAAQLSRADQVVLDCEDAVDDSRKAEARGLVLDWFAGGGQAWVRINERSSDAWEDDMAALRDAPGLRGVVLAKVESADQVVDTVQRLGGQVPVVALVESALGIEDAVSIARAPGVFRLAFGSGDYRRDTGAANEPLAMAYPRSRLVTASRIGGLPGPIDGPTVGSSHPLLREQSGDAVALGMTGRLCLDLEQPAVVNECLSPAPADVVWAMDFLAEFEASGSIIRDGSDKPRLARARLISERARLFRITPS comes from the coding sequence GTGACCACAGACACCGATCTCGCGACGCTGCGGGAGACCCGCGAGGCGAACCGCGTCGCGCCCGCCAACGCCCGTTCCTGGCTGCTGCTCAACGCGCTGCGCGCCGACCAGTTCGACGCCGCCCAGCTCAGCCGCGCCGACCAGGTCGTCCTCGACTGCGAGGACGCCGTGGACGACTCCCGCAAGGCCGAGGCCCGCGGGCTCGTCCTCGACTGGTTCGCCGGCGGCGGGCAGGCGTGGGTGCGCATCAACGAGCGCTCCTCGGACGCGTGGGAGGACGACATGGCCGCCCTGCGCGACGCGCCGGGCCTGCGCGGCGTCGTCCTGGCGAAGGTCGAGAGCGCCGACCAGGTGGTCGACACCGTGCAGCGGCTCGGCGGGCAGGTGCCGGTGGTCGCGCTGGTCGAGTCCGCGCTGGGCATCGAGGACGCCGTGTCGATCGCGCGGGCGCCGGGTGTGTTCCGCCTCGCGTTCGGGTCCGGCGACTACCGCCGCGACACCGGTGCCGCGAACGAGCCCCTCGCGATGGCGTACCCGCGCTCCCGCCTCGTCACCGCGAGCCGCATCGGCGGCCTGCCCGGTCCCATCGACGGCCCCACCGTCGGGTCGAGCCACCCGCTGCTGCGCGAGCAGTCCGGCGACGCCGTCGCCCTCGGCATGACCGGGCGCCTCTGCCTGGACCTCGAGCAGCCGGCGGTCGTCAACGAGTGCCTGTCCCCCGCGCCCGCGGACGTCGTGTGGGCGATGGACTTCCTCGCGGAGTTCGAGGCGTCCGGGTCGATCATCCGCGACGGCTCGGACAAGCCGCGCCTGGCGCGCGCCCGCCTCATCTCCGAGCGCGCGCGGCTGTTCCGCATCACACCGTCCTGA
- a CDS encoding TadE family type IV pilus minor pilin: MSRRDRERGSVTAELAVGTPVVVLLLVAVLTLVAASAAQLRAADAARAGARLVAVGEDDAAVRAAVARVGGADATTQVVDEGEWVRVVVTRPLAGGWLAGLPLTADAEAVAWVEP, from the coding sequence ATGAGCCGTCGCGACCGGGAACGCGGGTCCGTCACGGCCGAGCTCGCCGTCGGGACGCCCGTCGTCGTGCTGCTCCTGGTCGCCGTCCTGACGCTCGTCGCCGCGTCCGCCGCGCAGCTGCGCGCGGCGGACGCGGCGCGGGCCGGGGCACGCCTCGTCGCCGTCGGCGAGGACGACGCCGCGGTCCGGGCCGCCGTCGCCCGGGTCGGCGGCGCGGACGCCACCACGCAGGTCGTCGACGAGGGGGAGTGGGTGCGGGTCGTCGTCACCCGGCCCCTGGCCGGTGGCTGGCTCGCCGGGCTGCCGCTCACCGCCGACGCCGAGGCCGTCGCCTGGGTGGAGCCGTGA